GACCAGAGGTGGTTATGAAACTGTTGGGTCATACTTCGATTAAGATGACCATGCAGTACGTCCGGATCCTTGATGAGGTGAAGGCGAAAGAAATGATGAGCGCTTGGAACATTTGAAAGGAAATATCATGGATAAGTCTTTTTGCCCGAACTGTAATTCTGAAATTAAAGAATCGGTTTTTGGATCCAATCTTCTATTGAACAACTACATGGTTGCCGTAATCAATGAATTCTTGAATAAAAGATTGCCTGGATACTGTGAAAAGTGTGGAAGAAAACTTTATGGGGAGGCTGTGGTCATTTTTTCTGAGGAGAAGGAGAAAATTAACTCTGAAATTGAAAGTTTAATGCAAGTTGTTCCAATTGTCACAACTCATTCTCCTAATGGATGGGTATATAATTCGATCGGAATCGTGACTGGACAATCAACAACCGGAACAGGAATTGTTTCTGAATTCACATCTACTTTTACCGATCTTTTTGGTTCGCAGTCAAATGCCCTAAATAACAAATTACGAAATGGTGAGAATTTCTGCTTTAACATACTCAGGAAGAAATGTCTTGAACTTGGAGGTAACGCAGTGATTGCAGCCGACGTGGATTATTCTGAGGTTGGTGGAGGAAAGGGGATCCTTATGGTCTGTTCAGCAGGAACAGCGGTTTTGGTTAAAAATTTCAGTGAAATTTTTCCAGAAAGGTTAGATAAAGTGGAGTTAGCAAAATTGAAGGTTGCGAGATTAAATCTTCTAAATTCCCTTAATCTCACCTATTGATCACCATCCATAAATGCCATCGATAGTATCTATGCATCGCACATAGTCCCGCTGGATCCGGGTCAGAAATACTTCGTTTCCTGCAATGTAATGGGATGATAGAAAAGTAAGCACCTTGGAGGGTTTGAAGGTCGGCACTTTTATTCCGCTGAACCGGACAACTCTCCAGGCTGACCCGATGGTGGCGTAGGCAGGTCCATTTTTGGACATGAATTCTGCTGGATCGGATACGTTCACCGAACCGTTGTGTATTGAAACACAATCGTAAAGCGAACCGGTCAGGTAAAGTTTATTCTGAGGAGTCATCCGGATGATTGTTCCCGAGAGTTCTTTGTATCATAAATCCGGTTATCCTTCAGAT
The sequence above is drawn from the Bacteroidota bacterium genome and encodes:
- a CDS encoding heavy metal-binding domain-containing protein is translated as MDKSFCPNCNSEIKESVFGSNLLLNNYMVAVINEFLNKRLPGYCEKCGRKLYGEAVVIFSEEKEKINSEIESLMQVVPIVTTHSPNGWVYNSIGIVTGQSTTGTGIVSEFTSTFTDLFGSQSNALNNKLRNGENFCFNILRKKCLELGGNAVIAADVDYSEVGGGKGILMVCSAGTAVLVKNFSEIFPERLDKVELAKLKVARLNLLNSLNLTY